A genomic window from Scomber scombrus chromosome 18, fScoSco1.1, whole genome shotgun sequence includes:
- the rab5c gene encoding ras-related protein Rab-5C, which produces MAGRGGPARTNGTAASNKICQFKLVLLGESAVGKSSLVLRFVKGQFHEYQESTIGAAFLTQTVCLDDTTVKFEIWDTAGQERYHSLAPMYYRGAQAAIVVYDITNTDTFTRAKNWVKELQRQASPNIVIALAGNKADLANKRAVDFQEAQSYADDNSLLFMETSAKTAMNVNEIFMAIAKKLPKNEPQGGAGTGGRARGGVDLQEAAPQGRSGQCCGSGN; this is translated from the exons ATGGCAGGGCGAGGCGGACCAGCACGGACCAACGGCACTGCAGCAAGCAACAAGATCTGCCAGTTTAAGTTAGTGCTGTTGGGGGAGTCGGCGGTGGGGAAATCCAGCTTGGTGCTGCGCTTTGTCAAAGGCCAGTTTCACGAGTACCAGGAGAGCACCATCGGAG ctgCCTTCCTCACACAGACGGTATGTTTGGATGATACAACAGTCAAATTTGAGATCTGGGACACTGCAGGACAGGAACGGTATCACAGCTTGGCACCCATGTACTACAGGGGAGCCCAGGCAGCCATTGTGGTCTACGATATCACCAACACA gatacaTTCACACGTGCAAAGAACTGGGTGAAGGAGCTCCAGCGACAAGCCAGCCCGAACATTGTTATTGCACTGGCAGGGAACAAAGCAGACCTGGCCAACAAGAGAGCTGTAGATTTCCAG GAAGCACAATCATATGCAGATGACAACAGTTTGCTTTTCATGGAGACTTCAGCCAAGACTGCTATGAATGTCAATGAGATTTTTATGGCTATAG CCAAGAAGCTTCCTAAGAACGAGCCTCAGGGTGGAGCGGGAACTGGTGGACGAGCCAGAGGCGGCGTGGACCTGCAGGAAGCTGCACCACAGGGCAGAAGCGGCCAGTGCTGCGGGAGCGGGAACTAA